DNA sequence from the Pungitius pungitius chromosome 16, fPunPun2.1, whole genome shotgun sequence genome:
ttttcaggAATGGGATGCTAAAGCGACACTCTTAAACGGTCCAATAAAACCATCATCAGACAGACAGTATGagggtttttttaattgatccaGAAGAAACTCAAAATACATATCTGAACCTGAAATTTGAGAATGACAAGTTCCTTTTTACCGAAGCTTCTTTGTCACCTAAACTTGGATCTAATAATGtacaaaaaataacattgcCATGTATGGTATAAATATCAATAAGTACAGATATCAACAGCCCACTGATGGGACAGCGTGTGAAGGATGATACAGCTTGTCTACCTGTGTAACTAAAGTATGTGAAACCAGCACATGTTATCCAGCTGACAGACAAACCTCAGCAAGGGGGATGTTTTTCAAGCTTGGGGCCACGATGACGTGGATTTCTGGCTGGAAAACTCGAGAGTGAACTAAGGAGGTGTTCTCTTTAATTTGGAAAAATGGCAAGCTGGAAATCCTGTCCTACCCATGTGTATGGTCACACTCTGCATGCAACTGTGTGCAGAGAGGAAGTGTTCACATGGATGAGGAAATCTGTTCGCAAACTCAGCTATATctctcagaaaaagaaaaaaaaaatctctttcccAGGAGTTGTCATCTGAAAAGTTTGGGAGGTTTGAGAGAATGAATGGTTACTTTGAAAGAGCTGTGACTGTAAGTACCAGCAGTTACAACAGACATTTATTGTCAAGAATATCAATGATTTACAGATATGACTATCAGTACACAATTTATGAAAGTATTGAATATACTGATAAATGGTGTTATTTGCAACTGGGTTAAAGTTACATTCCCAGAAAATGCAGACAAAAAagtgaatttaaataaaacaattaagatttttaaaaaaaggtacaagCAATACCGACACCAGAGCAGAGACATCAAACTGATTTACTGATTACTTAAGTACTAAATGCATCACTACAGATACGGTTTTTGATGAAATCGTCCAGATCTTTCGCTTTTGTCTTGGAGCAAATCCTCACAGTGCCAGGGTGTCTTTGATCAGCCTTCTCATTGTTGTGCTTACAGAAGTGCCCAAAGAGTCTGTGATCTGGTATGCGATTTTGTAAAGGTAGGGCTGGACATCTTTCAGACTTGTGTCGAAAACATTGTCCACTTCGGACTGGGTGGGCATCTTTGGCAGATACTCATGGCGGTTTATGACCTCAACCACATTGATCACCTTCTCGCCCAGCTTCTCACCCACTTTCTCCCTGCAGATCTGTCTCTCCTGCTCATTGGCCAGGTTGACAACGTTGACTTTGATGCTCCACACTTCCCAAGGAATGCACTCGTCAGAAAAGGGCCAGCGAGACTTCTTCTTCTGGTAAAACTCAAGGGAGATTTGCCCCATGCCATCGCTGCCAGAGTTGCTCAACGCATCCTGTAACCAAAACATTGAATGAAACCGTCAAATTATGGGCCTGCCGCAGAATTACACAACAATTACATGTCGAAACCACCAGTTACCTTGAATTCAGACACAGCCTTCCTGATCACTCTGTCCAGCTCCTCCGAGGACACCCTGACGAACGTGAAATCGATGAAGTCGCAGTCGATGTCAAGTGTACCCACAGTACCTATGGAGTAGGTGCCCTCTTTTTTGTAGTGAAATTTCCCGGAGCTGCGATGCAGTAAAATGGTGTGCAGCAAAGCCAGCATAGCTTCTTCAACCTGCCTCGCCTCCACCGTTACTTCAAGAACCTCTGAGCGACAATTCATGGCGAAATGACTTGTATTTCCATTTACAGGCGACAACTAAGAGTCTGGTGTTGATGGCGACTGTAAAATAGCTCGATCACGTTCGGTGACGGAGATATACTTTGTTTACCTCTTCGGATGGGCGGGGCCTATACCACACATCGTGCCACACAATATTAAAACAACACTACAGTATTTTTCATAAAACCTTACCAACCTATAAATGTAAAGTATGCGAACCGAGCCCACTAATGTTGCGCaaaagctagctagctagcaagcgcTAAGTGTTTGCCTCAAACGGGACAAGGAATATGTGGTAATGATCAGAGAGGGGGAAACTACGGAAAGCCGCGAGGTTCAGTAGATTCGGagtccttttcctttttctaatCTGCCATTTTTGTAATTGGCCAAATCGAATCAACCATCTAATAACATTGCTGCTTTAAAGCAGACAACATACTTTATATAAACCCAAACTTAGCGTCAGTTGGGTCGTACGTTCGGTTTCGCGAGACCACGACACTCAAACTCTCGAAAAGTGtcgcagtgcattctgggacttACAGTTTGTGCCACATATCCGTTTAGAAACGGCAACTTTGTACAGTCAGCCTGAGCCGCCGAGCGATCCGCCGCGGAGACGAATGCACCCTTCTCTTCCAGGATGTTTCCCCGGGACACTTTGTCTGGTTATCGTTCGGCGGAACTAAACTACTAGACTAGACTTTGGAAATAGTTCATATTCGTAGAACTTTGGCGGCTTCATAGCTGGTGAAGAATAGCAAGTTGAGCGAACCGTGGCGAAGATTAGCTAACTAAGCTAACAACCATATTCAGTGAGATGCGGAGAGTGCGCGTATCTGCAGTCCATTTGAATCCAGAGACTACCTTTTGGCTCTTAACAATGCTCTAGGTCTATACGAGCAGCTCGCATAGTTTGTGACATCTACATTCGCTTGTTAAAGCTGCTTTAGAGTACTGCACCATGGATCACAATAAGCATTATTTGTTTTGGGCGTTGAGATCTGTGTTGCTTTCTGTGGGCGAACGGTTTCATTGATCTTTGATTCCAATACAGACTATGAGGTTGCCAGGACATTTGTCTTAGGAAGTGTCTTAATCTGCGATCAACGTTCTCACCGGCAAAGAATGTCCGACCCAGAAAGTTCCCGTTCATATTTCGCTTTCGAGGATCCGCAGTGGCTATGCATGGTCACACTTTTCTTCGCATCGCTCGTCACTCTAATAGTGTATTTCGTGCAGTACTTCCAACAACGAGGTGTCGGAAAGAAGCGCACCGCTGCCGAGGACGATGCGGCGAAGGAAGAAGCGGCGGCTCTGCTGGGATGGGCGCTGTCACTGAAGAGCTGGAGGAGTCAGTGGACAGGAGCTTGGTGCAGGGCTTTGAATGAGCGATCCAAGAGGAGTGGGGTAAGTGTCAGCACGAACCACGAGCCCTCCGTCAATGCCTATGTCATGTAATGCGAAAATCATTTCATTTCCATTCTCTGACATTAGACCAAACGCTGTCACTCTACTCGTTTTCATTTGCGCCATCTTGGTCGTTGTCTTTCTGGTGCTTGGTGGTATCAAGTCGCAACACATGAACTGAGGTTTGAGTTGCGGAATTTAATCTTGCCATTACCTTCCTCAACAGAGTCCGGTTCTGTTGACATTTGAAGAGAATGATCTTGAGGCGACGGACCTCCGGGTCAGCCACGTCTCCAGCTTTCAGAAGTCTGCCAAAAGCAAGGTACACTGATCATACAGTAATTGAAGAATGTAGAGCTGATTATCTGGATCAATTTATCCTATGTTTGGTTCAGATAcagtgtcctcttcctcccaaaCACTAGCAAGATCaaatctttctttttcataGCAGCCTCAGCATTCATTTGGGTAAAGGCATCAGTAGGCACACAGATtttgggttttctttttatGTACTTAATAAAAACTGTCTTGTAAATCATCCTCCCCCCAATCTTATTCAGTGAAGAGGGAGCGGCTCCTCGCCCAGTGCTGCATGTCAACCTGCAGTGAACAAGCACCAAGTCATCCATCACCTGGCCAACTTTTGTACAGACGTTTCGCCCATTCATTTAGATTTGGCAAATGAATCTGCTCCGCAatgcataaaaaacaaaaagtcacaGGAGTCGATAAATGGGTTCTTTTTATGAGACGTTGGTCCAATGAAGCTTCTTCTTATCGGTCAAACAGATGTATGTAGAGCAGAGTGTGTTTAGGACAAACTGCCACAGGGcggctttttttgggggggagggtcaAATAGGGACAAATTGCTCACTGTGCTGCTGGCCTGATTGTCTTTGCACGACTCCCGATGCAAACTCAGCCCTTTCTTTGTCACAATCATGATGTGGAGCAAAAATACCAGGTGGTCTGTTGTCAATGAAGGGAGTTTAATGAACAGAGGCTTATTTTTGCCCACTCACTGTGTATGTGAGCGGGCGCATGAGCTCTAAGAAGCTTACATAGCTGTCAGGCTCAGTCGCAAGGACGAGCAGGTGGACAGGAATGCACCCTGCTTAGGTTTCTCCCCACGGTGGTCTAATACCCAACAGGACTCAAACACACCCATCCAGTTTTGGATGAATACAATGAATAGATGtgttttagaataaaaggaCACTTGTGATGGTCCAGATGCATGCCTTTTAAAAGCGAGTGCAGATGTTCATCCGTTTTCACATTTGGCATTGACTTCATCTAATGCAGATGTCTTCACTCTACTCTTCCAAGCTATAGCACCTTACAGTATAGTACACATCCTAGTGCCCCTTCCTGTTTTGCGTTTCTTTTTTATGTGAGTCACATGGGAATGCTGTCATGGCTCAACTTTGGCGTTCTTAGTATATTTACACTACGCTAACGTCTCAATTTGTCTTCCCAACAGGCCACCCGCTGCAGTGTGGTCGGCGAGCAGCTTCGGTTCTCTCTCGGCGCATCATCGGCAGCCACGGCTGCTGCAGATCCTTGTAAATACACCGTGTGTATAGCTCCACTGGAGTTGCAGGTAAATACTCTTTAGTCTGTCTTAAGGCACCTATTAAAGTCGCAGGTGTCTTGAGGGTAAGCAGTACTCGTATTGTTTTTTATCTGCATAGCTCTACAATAACTGTTTGAAAACAGAGACATCTTTTAGCAgcatccccgccccccccccccccccccccggtttagTTTAGTGGAAGATTTTATTGAACGTGATGTGCCGCCCAGCTCTGGGTCACTGCTGGCAGGATCTGAGATGATAGGATATCTTTCTGTGCTTGGCAAATGACCCCAAGACCTCATTAAGATCACTGTCGGCCCTGTTTCCAGTAGGGCTGGCCCACTTTGTCTGCATCAATATTTGTCgcaatttcttttatttatttatcatgccCACACGCGACTGACTAATTGTCTCTGTAAAATATCACAGTCATCAATTGGAGCGAGTCAAGTGTGATCTTTAGTGGGTGGTGCTCATTGAGCCGCGGTAAGCCTTCATCCTGCTCTGAGTGTCAGTGTTAAATCCAAACCAAAGTATGGATATAAGCGGCTGTACAAGCTAACCCAATTTTATCACGACTATTTTTAAACCAATAAGGTGCTTGTCTCCCCAGCTGAACTCATTGCGCCATGAATACGACTCAAGTAAGTGAGAGACTCGAAAGCCGAAGTCGGGATTTGAGTCGGACCGGTTTTGTTTTGGTTACGGATTGTTGTTGTAAGAGAAACATAGAGGGAGCCTCTTGTCTCCTTTTCACTAAAATTGTTTCAGCTTAGTCTGGAAAGGTCAGAGGGCCCTTTTCAAAAATCCATCCACTGGAACAGTTGTTAGCTTTTGACTGGGGTTCCCTGCTAGAATGGTCCTGGCGCGTGTGTCGTGGCCTGTCAAAATGTGTGGAGGGAAACACGGGTGACCTACGTCGGCCCGATGCGGTAATGCCTTATTTGCATAATATTTCGGTTATGTTATTTGAATGACTACATTATATCTTTGAATATCCAATCAAAGCGTTTGGAGTTTTATTGTTGGGCCAATGCGGCCTTGCACACAAAGCTGTTTGCAGGAGCTGATCGGCGTCTCATCTATTACACCCTGTGATAATATTCTGCTGGATCCATCAAAGCGTTTGTCATTGTTCTCTGATGAAGCCTTTGTTCGGCATCACAGAGGCGGTTGTTCAGTCTTTCCCTGGAATCCAGACATGCTGGGACAGGATGGCCCGGactgttttctgtgtttctcttttacGCTCTTCTCTTTTCACTTTGTCCGCTCAAGTGTTGCTGTACACCCTGCGGACCTCCTCGCCTTTTTCCTTTTGGTCAGGCAGCCTAGAGAGGCAGTGCATATTGTTCGCCGTAGAGACCAGTGCGCCGGCTGCGTCGCCAGTGTTAAATGGAAATAAGTTGATGTAAAAGTTTCCTAGTACTGAGAATAGGATGTGATTATAAGGGAAAGAACAGTTTTCGGGGTTTTTTGAAACAAAGAAAGTAAACCAAATGGTCATTTAGTCATTGGTATTCAAGatcttcaaatcaaatcaagagATTGCAAGGAGTGAGGGTTACAGGACCGCGTTTACAACTGGTATTGTTGTTCCGGTAGTGGAGATGGCCAGATGCTTTTTGGTTATCCTCCTGCTTGGTGGGCTAGTGCTAGGCAACATGGCACAGGACATAACACCCCATCTGGTTTGCACAGTTACTCCAGAGAATCGACCATCCCCAAATGTGCTACCGGGGATATTTACTAAAAGAACTTCCACTGATAATCTCTTATAACGGCAGCTATGTACTGAACGTTAGCTGGGATAAAAGAGGCGCTatcctcttcctgttttggtGGTGCAATGGTTGATGCACTTCCTTCCTTTTCCCAGGAGCACAGTCCGAGAGACAAAATGGTAAAGTCAAAGTGAGGCTAAAGGGAACAAATCGAAACTTTATAAAGCTATTACATTGAGCAAATAGCACTTCCTTTACAAAGCAGTTCAAGCTAAAACCTTTCGATGTCAAAAAATATCCTGAAACTTTGCACTAATATTTTAAtgactgatttattttttaatgacaaTATTATGTCCGATACTACAGCGAGGGACCTCTGATACAGAGTTTCCTCTCTTCTGTGTCCCTCAGCTTAACCTGCAGATGCAAGACGCTGCAGATGTGATCAATGTGAGCTGGGGATTGTCTCCGTTGGAGACGGGGCAGCTGCAGGTGACCCCCACCTTCAACCAGGTAATTTAACAGGACGATACCCCTGTAATTTGCATTGATGCTAATATACCAGAGAAAATGTGATCTTGAATTTgtgttaataaaatatttttcttttttttttctttataaagtctatgttgtgtctgtttgaggttgtgtttttgatttacattacatgtcatttagccgatacttttatccaaagtgactttcaataagtgcagtggtcgaatggcggcagcagggagacctgccaggagagagttacagtagtcaaggcaggagatgacaagagcctgaatcagtacctgtgccgccttcaaatgagaaggggtcgtattctcctgatgttgtggagcgtggacctacaggatcgtatTGTCAGTTTAATATTGTCGATAAGCTTTGAATATGTGAGACACGTCTAATAtgatcatctctctctctctctctctctctctcactgcagGACCATGTTAACACCTCCAGTGTGGCATCCATTACGGAGCATCTGAGGCAGCTGTTGTGTGTGACGCGTCCCTCTGTGCTGCTGAGCTGCAGGCCCGCTCAGGCCTCAGAGATCAAGGTAAGCGGAGGAGTCACAGCCGATGCTTAACATGTCGGGAGCTGCCACACGAGAACGTCGGCGGACACATGCGTGCACGTTGGTCATACAGGGTTGCTGTTTGCAGCACTGCATTACTGCAACTTCAAGTACTGTCTTTGTTGACAACACTGTATAAAACAACAATGtgtaatgttacattttaaCACCCTAGTGGCACAAAGGAGATCTTGCACGTTAAGTTTCTACTTAATCTTATATCAAGGTCACTCAAGGCAACTAATCAGATTTACTGTGATGCAACACAGATACTACTCAAGGGTTTTTGCATCTGTGTTAAACCTACCAGCAACCCTGTCTCTAAAAAATGTTAAAGAACCCTAATGGAAGCAATCACAACCCTGCACAAAAATAGTGTGCcggtttaaaataaacaagttcattatGCTGACATGCATTTACTCATAGGTTTTTTGCTCTTTGCCCAGCCATTCCCGGGTATCATGTGTTCCTGGTGTGATCACCTGTCGTCAAGTCTCACAGGTGTTGACAAATGCCGCGCAAGTGAGCAGAGCCCAAAGTGTTGACTTGGAGTTTTCAATCAGTAACCAGGAAATGTTTGAAAAGTTATCAAGTTATTCTCTTTTTGTCTGCACGTGTTTAATATGATGACCCATCATCGGGGCCTGGCCTACGTACTGTCTTTGAGAAGCTCTAGCCAGGTCCAAATAAAAGGTGTCCCATGACCTTTCACCTCAGAATATGTGGATGAAAGTGGGTTCTGTTAGAATCCCCTTCCCTACAGAAATCCCCCTTTATGTTGTTTCTTTGAATCCAATGTAGGGATAAAACTATTATTTGAATTTCAATTATTAAAATTGATTAATCAgatataaaaaaacagcattaaaaaagcattatttttcaaccctttattaaaaaaaactgatgaaattCACCGTGCATAAGAAACACATCAAAAAGTATACAAATAGGTTGCTCCTTGAATCCGAGAACTTGACAGGATTTGTTTGAACATCAGAACTtagagagacgcacacacacacacacacacacacacacacacaccgaaggtCACATGAAggttatttattaaattattaccttcattgtagtgcaagttaagtaAATGAATACACCACATGTAAATGACCACATCTAAATGATGACCATGAGGAAGTGCTCTGAAATTACTTTAAATGGCATGCTTTCGTTTGAGGTGCTGAATCATGTTGTCACGTagattttgcatattttgcaaTTGACTcacttttttagtttatttagtgTGAAATGCTCCCACACTTTGGACGACTCGAGTCGTACAGACGTCTCTGCCAGCGCCACGTGATTCACATTCCTGGGTTGTATAAAGGGGACCTTTGCTTCCATTGTTGCTTTTGATGTTATGGCCAGTACTTAGTCATTAACTGACTTTGGCTTCTCCAATAGGAGGCGTGCAACAACGTGCTTTCACCCCCAAAACCCCCCCGTGCCCACGACTGGAAGCTGTTGGTGAAGAACATCCGGGTGACCCTGAATCAGGAGGACGGTGCTGCAGGTTGGACCTCTCCTGTTTCTTAAAAAAAGTGTACACATGTTGAGATGAAGCAGCTGTAGCTAGTTTCCTTATTCTGTCCTGAGCCCACAAACCAACATCCGTCGCCTCACATCTTCGTCGCGTCGTGTCATTTTGCACGTTTATTGTAGTCTGTTTACACTCATGATGACATAGCGAAATGGAAACATTGACGCACTGTGGGCGCTTTAACTTGCTCAGTGGGGCTAGGTGAGCTAGCAGCATTGAGTACAGAATACAGATGCACGCAGATATTTTGAACTCCTGATTTATAAGTATAGCTATAGGTCGGAGGGAACATATATCATTTTGATTCTGGTTTGAACTGTCTTTTACCCATCTGGTTCcttatatatttcttttcaaaGGCACTGCGAAGTGACGTTGTGCGAAGTTTCCCAGTGTTTtagtatttcttttaaaaatgttcttttattaaTTCCATATGTATATCCGGACGTGATTCAACCATTTTTAAACATCACAGAGTAACATACATTCTGTTACAGCTAATCAGCATTGAATTTATCATAGTTTCGGCCTTGCCTTTGTTTATTTTGCCAACATGTGGTACTGAGGCTCTCCAGATAACAAGGCAGTCAAAGCTGGTTACCTGCTTCTTAGAGCTGAACTATGCTTTCAGTTTATTAATAATACACTTACACTGCTGGTCTGGTCCTACAAAATAATTATGATTAGAATGAAAACAATGTGTTGTAGAAAAGGAGTCACAAAAAGCAGTTTAAATCATCTTGTACTCCAAAACCGTAACCACATCCACAACAAGAGTCACTCGCTAATTATGAATCATCGACTCCAGACATCCTCTTCAGTATTCTGGCCTGCCCTTGATAATGCACAGCTGAGACATGATAGAGCGCTCCACACCTCATATCTGTTTCCTGTCCTCTGAGGGAAGCGTAGCACTTGGCTTCACGTGAGACTTTCTGCAGAATCCCTAGCTAGCCACAGAAGCCGAATGCGCTGTATTCATTGAGTCGCTGTGCCTTCACAGTATTGGAACctgactattattattattatgtattaataTATGACTCtgaccgtgcgtgtgtgtgtgtaatgttgaCTTGTGCTGTGTTTTGCAGGCGGCATGAGTCCTTTGTGTGTAATGCAGCTAGATGATCCTCCACAGAGGCTTAATACCTCCGTTTTGAAGAACACAACCAGTCCTGCCTGGGACCAGCCGTTTATCTTGTAAGATTTActgcaaacacttttttttgtgcaatccACCAACGTCTGTAATGTAATTTCtgtctttccctttcttttgcttttgctttctgGCCAGTGAACTGAATGGTCGATCAAAAGAGCTCAATATTGAGTTAATGAATGATGGAGAACCTCAAGAAAGTAAGAAAAGAATAATActgaataatatttttttatttattataattttttgACATAATGTGAGTCATTGTTTTGTACTATCAGACTGAAGtaggtgtgtttttcttttcagatgCGTTACTTGGTCGGGTGTCGGTGCCTTTTGATCTAGTAAAGAAGCAGCCCAATGGGCAGCAGACATTTGCACTCATGACCAAAGACGTAGTGACTGGATCACTAACTACTGATGTAAGATCACATCTGAGTTACCACTGCGAGATTGACACATGTTTGCCTTCTTTTCAACATCAATTCTTGAGCTCTCTTTTATCATTCCTTTGTACAAAGTTGTAACAATAACtgtgtgtggggcggggggtCGTTGTATCATTCAGTTTACCTATCTGGAGCCCAGTGAGGTGAGGTCCTGGCACCCTCCCACCCCAGCCTCCAATAAGCGGGTGGAGATGGACCGTACAGTCATGCCCTGTGGCACGGTGGTCACCACCATCACCGCAGTGAAGAGCAAGCcgggccgcccccccgcccttgGATTCAACATAGGTACAGAACCATAGATTGTCGACCACCCAGCACTGAGATCCTAAAAGAGGATATGGACATATGGACAGATAGTACAGAAAGGCTCATTGAGGTACACACGATGAGGCTGGGATTATTTTGTGATTGTAACAAGATACCAATTTAATCCATAACATTATTTCTATATAAATCAATGAAAGCCTTCAGAGACTAATGAGATTGTTTCTATGTGTGGCCAAAATTGTTTTTCCCAAAAAAGGTATTTGCCATGCTGGCACATTTTTTCTATAGATGCCAATGTAAAAAGTATACCTGCTAATTATTGTCATCGTAACATTGTCACCTGGTTAGAATTTAGCCTCAGCGAGCACCCAGCGAGATACTTGTTATTCCACAAGTACCCTCAATTTGAGTTGGTCCAATCACCTTAAAAACCAAAATAATGCAATCAGAAACTATAGCGTATAGAAGGTCGAACAAATCTGTAACTGGTTATACTTGCAGCTCTATCACAAAATAAGTGCAGATTAAAGCACAGGAAATGTACAATATAAACAATGTCTGTCTGGACGAGTCCATTTAACTTACTTGGCGCTTACTCAGACCCGACCCACAGAGCGGTGGCCCCCAGGTCTAAGCTGTCGGAGCGGCGTGTGTCCGAGCAGGCGTCCATGATGGCGGCCACAGTCAGCAAGGCCCTGTCCTCGTCTGATACCGAGCTGCTGATGCTCAATGGCACCGACCCGGTGGCTGAAGCCGCCATCAGACAGCTCCACCAATCCGCCAAGCAGAAGCTCAAGTCTCCGGTGAAGAAGAGTACAATAATCATCTCGGGCATCGCCAAAGTAAGGATGCGTTCcagcatcatttttttttctctgtgtgccatacaaatgtgtgtgtgcattatatTGCCACATCTGAGCACACTCagtgttcccttttatcatgacatcAAACATTTTCAAGATGAACTCTTTTGGTTTTATAAATATgccagttttagtgtgtaaattcAATTTCGAGCAGAGGCCTAAAAACTGCAGACTGCTAGTAGTAATCCTATCCATGTGTTTTAGAAAGAAAGCAAACACTGCTCCTCAGAGCCGCCATGGCAAACAGTGGGCCATTCATGATGCCAGAGTAATCATTTACGTGATTGCATGCAAATGTTGAATCTCACTACACcaaaaacagattatttttctttttttaaagttttaattcACTCCTTTCCCCAGACGCCCCTGTCTCAGGATGACGAGCTCGCTCTGATGGCGGGCTACGCCGCAGCGATGGACGCCTCTATGTCGGAGAGCAGCTCCACTCAGGATGTGACCGCAGCGATTGCGACTGGGTCCAGTAGCCCTCCAGACATGTCTGAGCACCAGGAGGGGCCCAGTGGAATAGGCCGGCCTCCGGAGGACTGGGAGAGCCAGGCCGGAGTGGGGCTGGACAATTCCTCGCTGTCCATGTGCATCTCTGAGGCGAGCTGCAAGAAGAGAAGAGGTGAGAGGTCACAGAGGGGAGAGGGCTGCCGGAAGCCTCAGGGCCCCCTTGTCCAAGGATATTTAGAGGCATATTATTTAGAGGCATATTATTCGGTCAAATCTATTACTTTAAAGGCTGAATTTGATAAATgttcatgtgttgttttcagggcactcttgttttgtttgttttttgttcttttttctcctcttactgtgtcacttttttttttttttcaaacttttcaattttctctttttttggaacTATCGTCACTGCCATCTTAGAGGAAAGCGGTGCTAAGCACACGTTAAATCCAGATCCAGAGTAAGTTGTTTGATGAGCTACTTGTAGTACCTATGTTTCTCTAGTGTGTCTAGTATCCACTCCTGTAGAGTACATAACCTAGTCTTCCTGTCATGTCAAATTCATGATCTGTTCATGCAAATCAATTGCATAAAAACCCGTCATATTGTCGCTTTTAG
Encoded proteins:
- the LOC119215032 gene encoding C2 domain-containing protein 2 isoform X2, translating into MSDPESSRSYFAFEDPQWLCMVTLFFASLVTLIVYFVQYFQQRGVGKKRTAAEDDAAKEEAAALLGWALSLKSWRSQWTGAWCRALNERSKRSGSPVLLTFEENDLEATDLRVSHVSSFQKSAKSKATRCSVVGEQLRFSLGASSAATAAADPCKYTVCIAPLELQLNLQMQDAADVINVSWGLSPLETGQLQVTPTFNQDHVNTSSVASITEHLRQLLCVTRPSVLLSCRPAQASEIKEACNNVLSPPKPPRAHDWKLLVKNIRVTLNQEDGAAGGMSPLCVMQLDDPPQRLNTSVLKNTTSPAWDQPFIFELNGRSKELNIELMNDGEPQENALLGRVSVPFDLVKKQPNGQQTFALMTKDVVTGSLTTDFTYLEPSEVRSWHPPTPASNKRVEMDRTVMPCGTVVTTITAVKSKPGRPPALGFNIDPTHRAVAPRSKLSERRVSEQASMMAATVSKALSSSDTELLMLNGTDPVAEAAIRQLHQSAKQKLKSPVKKSTIIISGIAKTPLSQDDELALMAGYAAAMDASMSESSSTQDVTAAIATGSSSPPDMSEHQEGPSGIGRPPEDWESQAGVGLDNSSLSMCISEASCKKRRGSFLQKSAKLFFRRRHQRKDPGMSQSHNDLVYLDSPAVMDQASRTPTLSRMLSRRSKNKSKANGSTPVEDPCA
- the atg101 gene encoding autophagy-related protein 101: MNCRSEVLEVTVEARQVEEAMLALLHTILLHRSSGKFHYKKEGTYSIGTVGTLDIDCDFIDFTFVRVSSEELDRVIRKAVSEFKDALSNSGSDGMGQISLEFYQKKKSRWPFSDECIPWEVWSIKVNVVNLANEQERQICREKVGEKLGEKVINVVEVINRHEYLPKMPTQSEVDNVFDTSLKDVQPYLYKIAYQITDSLGTSVSTTMRRLIKDTLAL
- the LOC119215032 gene encoding C2 domain-containing protein 2 isoform X1; the encoded protein is MSDPESSRSYFAFEDPQWLCMVTLFFASLVTLIVYFVQYFQQRGVGKKRTAAEDDAAKEEAAALLGWALSLKSWRSQWTGAWCRALNERSKRSGSPVLLTFEENDLEATDLRVSHVSSFQKSAKSKATRCSVVGEQLRFSLGASSAATAAADPCKYTVCIAPLELQLNLQMQDAADVINVSWGLSPLETGQLQVTPTFNQDHVNTSSVASITEHLRQLLCVTRPSVLLSCRPAQASEIKEACNNVLSPPKPPRAHDWKLLVKNIRVTLNQEDGAAGGMSPLCVMQLDDPPQRLNTSVLKNTTSPAWDQPFIFELNGRSKELNIELMNDGEPQENALLGRVSVPFDLVKKQPNGQQTFALMTKDVVTGSLTTDFTYLEPSEVRSWHPPTPASNKRVEMDRTVMPCGTVVTTITAVKSKPGRPPALGFNIDPTHRAVAPRSKLSERRVSEQASMMAATVSKALSSSDTELLMLNGTDPVAEAAIRQLHQSAKQKLKSPVKKSTIIISGIAKTPLSQDDELALMAGYAAAMDASMSESSSTQDVTAAIATGSSSPPDMSEHQEGPSGIGRPPEDWESQAGVGLDNSSLSMCISEASCKKRREESGAKHTLNPDPEQLPPEERQALLPKAPPAQGPGDEPIPQRPGVPGFSGRDGSGQPNTHAQPHAQPQEQEQEQGQRLYPGGGPLCVTPTLPPANDYHSPSPPQSCTGTLPG